Genomic window (Neorickettsia findlayensis):
GGAGTATGCAATGGATTACGCTTTTGATTTTAATAAGGGCTGCTACGTTGGACAGGAGGTAATTTCGAGGTTTAGGGTGAGAAATTCTATTGAGAGAGCCTTATTCTGTCTTCAGGTAGAAGAAGGAGCAGGTATCGAAGAGGGTGATAAGATATATCTAGGTGATGACATAGTTGGGTGTTTCAGTTCGTGTTGCAAGAATCAGGGATTAGCAGTGTTACCAAAATATATACTAGAACGGCGCACGAGCATTAAACAAGAATCCGGCAAACCAATCGCAATTCTGGCGTAAAGAAATGAAATCTACTTTTTTTTAGTTAAAAATATGATATTATGGCAAACAAAACACTAATATTATAATATTTTCGCTTTGATACTTGTAAAGTTTTATCTAAATCAGTAGAGTCTGGTGTTGGGAGTAGGTTAATTTATCATTACTTGTTAGCGCTCGGTTTTCGTATTTTACCACGTTTGGTGGCTTGCATTTTAGGTTTTGTCGATCAGTGTTGCATTCTGCATGTTTCCTGGTCCAGGCAGAAAAGGTGAGTGGGGTGTGTTATATTCTGATTGTTTGGCTTGAATGTTTTTATGTCTTTTTCACAGATCTTTACCAGTACTAGCACCGGTTCTGACTCTATATTAATGAGCTTGCTCCCGCTGGGGATTGTTTTTTTTGTGTTCTACGTATTTGTTATACGTCCGCAAAGCAAAAAAATAAGGGATCATCAGAGCATGCTTAAATCGTTAAAAGTTGGGGATCCTGTTATTACAACCAGTGGAATTAGCGGTACAGTTGCGAGGATAGATGAAAAAAATGACATGGTGCATCTTCAGGTAGCTGAAGGGGTGATAGTGAAGATTTTGAAGAATTTTATTTCAGAGAAGAGATAGGGGTATATTGGAGTAATGACGAGAGTAAGTATTAATTTGGATAAGGTTGCGCTCCTTAGAAATTCAAGAAGTACTGGAAGTCCCGATATCAAATATGTTGCGAATCTCGGCATTATGAGTGGTTGCAACGGAATTACTTTGCATCCCAGGGCAGATAAGAGACATGCTTTAGTTGAAGATGTGCAGACAATCCTCGGTTTGAGCGAAGTTGCTTGCGGAGAAGTAGAGTGCAATGTGGAAGGTGATCTAAGACCCGAAATAATAGAACTCGTGGCAAGCAGTCCTATACATCAGTTTACGATTGTTCCGGTTAGAGAAGGTGAGAGGACTACGGAAAGAGGGTTTTCCGTTGGAGAGAAAGCTGCACTTCTTAGGTCAACTATAGACGAGATTAAGAAGAGAAGAGGTGTGCGTATAAGTCTTTTTATAGAACCAGAACCGGCATCTGTGAAGTATGCTGCTGAGGTTGGTTGTGATGCTGTTGAGCTTCATGCTAAGTGGTATGCGCGTGCATTTTGTACTCATCGTGAATCCGAAGAAATCAAGAGACTTCATTTTGCTGCACTAGAGGCGAGAAATCTTGGACTGAAAGTGAATTTAGGTCACGACCTCAGCCTGGTAAATATTTCGACTGTAATAAACAAGATAAAACCAGATGAGATTTCCATAGGGCATGCGCTTATAGTCGAATCATTTTTACAGGGTTTCTCGAGGACCCTGAGAAAGTATGTTTCTATTGCTAGGGGTTGAAATAATGTCTGCCATTTCATCAATCTATGTGGTATAAAACTATAGCTGTAGTAGTTTTTCTGAGCGTCGATGAGTAATTCTTGTGATCTAACGGGCCACGGGTGGCAGAATGGTAATATGGTTTCCCACTCGAATAGAAAGACCAAAAAGCGCTTTATGCCAAATCTTCAGAGAGTTACAGTTTTTAGCGATGTCCTAGAACAAAAATTTAGGTTTAAAGTTTCTGCCAAGACTATCAGGACCATAGATTTTAAAGGTGGTTTAGATGATTTTCTTAGAAACACTAAGAATGCGAAATTAAGCAAGTCGGCACTGGCTTTGAAGAAGCGTATCATGAAGAAGGTGTCGTGTGATGGGACGAACGATAGAAAAGCCTAGGATTCGTGTTTCTGGGGATAATCGCGCTTTTCTCGAGACTTCTAGACTTGTCAGTGCGTCGGGGTTAAACACTGTTTGTCAAGAGGCTGCTTGCCCGAATATTGCTGAGTGCTGGGGCAATAAACATGTCACCGTGATGATCTTGGGTTCTGTCTGCACGAGAGCTTGTAAATTTTGTAATGTTGCGACCGGCAAGCCTGAGTTGCTCGATCCACACGAGCCGGAGAAGCTTGCGTTGGCGGTGGCTAAGCTTGGTTTGAAGCATGTTGTGATAACGTCTGTTGATAGGGATGATCTCGACGATGGAGGTGCAGCACATTTTGCAAACTGTATAAGGAAAATTAGAGAAACTTCACCTGGTACGACTATAGAAGTTCTTACACCGGACTTTCTTGGTAAAGTCGGGGCTAGGGACATTATAACAGCTGCAGCACCGGATGTTTTCAATCATAATGTAGAGACTGTGCCACGTTTGCATCCTAAAATAAGGGTTAAGGCAAAGTACTTTAATAGCCTTTCCTTATTGGAGGAGGTCAAAAGAAAAGATCCACGGATTTTTACGAAGTCTGGCCTAATGCTGGGACTTGGTGAGGAAAAAGGTGAGGTTTTACAGGTAATGGATGACATGCGCGTTGCTGGGATTGACTTTTTGACCATTGGTCAATATTTGCAACCAAGCAAGAAGCACATAGAAGTGCAGCACTATGCAACAGATGAGGAATTTCAATATTATAAGGAAGCTGCATACGCGCGCGGATTTCTTATGGTTGCGTCAAGTGCTTTGACGCGTTCTTCCTATCATGCGGATGAAGATTTTTTGCGCCTAAAAAATGCTAGAGCTGTGTCTTTGGCGAAGTTGGTCTAAATTGCATGGCAAGCTACGGTTTTGTACTATACATGAGTTTGTATTTAAAGTGATCTTTGCAATCATTGTTTAGAGTTGAGTTGTTTAAGCGCTCAGAATACGACCTAGATGGCAAAAGCAGTGGTGTTAAGACTTTTCCGTTATTGATGTGTTGAGAAATGTCAGGACAGTATTCATATCGTGATTGTAAAATTCTCCCTTTTAGTGCCTATCACGCCTTTGTGGTTGTCCTTGATGTGGTACGTTATCCGGAGTTTATACCTTGGTGCGAACAGATACGGATTATTTCTAAGGAGAAAGATACGATTCGCGCTGAAGTTGTGATTTCGTTTAAAGGAATGCGCTCAAGCTATATTTCTGTAATAAAGTTCTTGCCTCCAACATGTGAGGGAGGTGGCCGCATAGAAGTCAGATCAACCGAAGGTGTATTTAAGCACCTATATACCCTGTGGGAATTTTATCCACAAGGAAGCTCTTCAAAGGTGTCATTCTATATAGAGTATGCATTGAGATCGAGGCTTGTAAATTCTATGGTTAGGCTTATGTATAGTGCAGCCCAGAAAAGAATAATAGAAGCGTTTGAGCAAAGATGCAGGACAGTAGCAAATTCATACGAATCATCTCAGAGTAATAAGTAAAGAATCGTTCATAATATCATGGAACGAGCTTCTGCCTCATGATGCTACGCGTCCTCACGACAGGGTTCATAATAGGATAGTCTTTAGAATTTTGCGTACAAGTTACTCGGTATGAGATTTAGTATTTTCTCATTGTGTACTCCTTCATTATTGCTGCAGCAATTTCCTCAACGGATCTGTGTGTGACATCTATAACTGGCCAGTTATTTCTGACGAATGTTTTACGTGCATTTGTAAGTTCTTCCAAGATTTGTTCTCTGTCGGCATAGACTGGGTTATCGTAGTTTTGTGACACAGAGAGTCTTGCTTTTCTTATTTCTATCAGTCTATCTGGGTTTATGATTAGCCCTACTATGAGGACATTTTCTAGAGTAGTGAGTTTCCCTGGTAAGGGTATATTGTTCACAAATGGAATATTTGCGACTCTATAGCCAAGATGTGACAAGTAAACACTGGTTGGAGATTTTGAGGTACGTGAGGGTCCCACTATTATGATGTTTGCCTCATCAAGATCCCAAGCATTTTGACCATCATCATGCGTTAGGACGTAATTCATTGCATCAATCCTAGCGAAGTAGTCCTCGTTAAAAGTTTGATATTCTTCTTTACTTGCATCTATTGGTTCGATTCCTAAATATGAAGAAAGTTCCCTTATTACGCGTGAAAGCACTGCTATACAGGGGATTTTTTTCTTTTGGCAGAAATCTTTTAATGTGTCTCGTATTACCCGTTCCCTTACTGAGTAGAGTACAAAGGAATTTCTCCCAATATGTGAAAGGACCTGTTGTAATTTCTCAATGTTTGTCGTAGACGGCCATAGATGATGTTCTGCGGAGACCAGGTGTTCGAATCTTTCTAAAGATGCCCTCGAGACCGCAATTAATGCATCCACTCCATAGTCCGAAATTAAATGTACATTCAGTTGTTTCATTGTCGTTGTTGATTTATACTTTCCGTCTAGTTCCACGCGCTGTTTCGGATATCAGTTACCAAATTTTACGCGCCCTTAGCTCAGCAGGATAGAGCAACAGCCTTCTAAGCTGTGGGTCAGAGGTTCGATTCCTCTAGGGCGCAGACCATATTGCTTTGGCTTGCACTTTTATTTATCTAGCCTATCTTCCACTATTTGGTGACCGTGGTTTTTTTATATTCGAGTGCTTTGGTCGTCTTTGGAAACAGTATCGTTGCTGCTCTATTTACTATCTCAGGACTTGTCTTTTTATGCACCTTGACCTTAGAAGAAGTGTTTGCGATCTTACAGAGGGTACTGTGTATGCCAGTTTATTAATTTCGTGTTGTGATTCTGTTTTAAAGTTTTACTTGAGTACTTATGTCTTTTGCAGAGATGTTGGGATAACCTGTTCACCACTTTTTGATAATCTTTACTTAACCTCATGCAGGCACGGACCCGAGCTATTTCTGCGAGGTGTATCTTGAGGTGAATTGCTCGGTTTCCCGGAATTTACAAAGCCTTTTTTTTAGATTACAATGGCCTCTCGTTTGTGTGCCTTCTTTCGTCCTATATTTAGTTTTCTAAAAAAGTTCGTTGCAGTGAAACGGAGAGATGTGACTGTTCAGGATGGTTCTTCCCTTGCAAAGTTAGACAGTATATACGTAGAAGACATAATGGTTGAGCGTTCTAAGATTGTTGCGCTTGACGTTTCTGCAAAGAGTGAGGAATTACTCGAAGTCCTGAAAAATATTGGTCACAGTCGGTTACCCGTCTTTGAAGGTAATCTAGACAAAATAATTGGATTTATTCATGTAAAAGATGTGTTGAATCGTGTAGGCACCTTTTTTGATGTAAGGGGTGTTTTGCGCAAAATTATATGCGTTCCACCTTCGATGAAGGTTTCTGGATTGCTGGGAGAGATGAAAGCTGCTCGTGTTCATTTAGCGGTAGTTGTAGACGAATTTGGTGCAACTGTTGGTGTTGTTACAATGAAGGACATTGTTGAGCAAATATTTGGGGATATTCAGGACGAACATGGAGTTGATGCTGAGCCGTTTTTTCTCTGTGTTGGTAGTGGTAGATTTAAAGTCTCAACTGAAATTGAGATGAAAGAATTTCTTGATAAATCTGGCCTAGAATTAGAGACAGGGCATGGGTCCAGGACTTTAGGTGGGTATATATTGAGTATTGCTGGAAAAGTTCCCTTGGTTGGGGACGTTATATCTTCTCCTGAGGGGGTGGAATTTACGATCTTAGACGCAGATAATAAGAGGATTGGAGTCGTTTTAGTTGATGCTTCTCGCGTTGTGAGCTAGTCCGGTGTGTTCTCTGATTATCAATTCTTGTTCTTGTACACAGCCTTTTTTCTATTATGTGTCATTCTTGCATTAGTATTATAAATAGTGGGATAGAGTGCGATTAACTTGGAGGATTGAATGCAAGGTAAAATAGGCCAGTTCGCGCTAAATGCGATTCGTATGGGAAGAAGGGTCGGTGGTGCTGTGGTGAATACTGGCAAGACCGTTCTTCTTGCAACTCCACGTAAGATGAAACTGGGCATCGCAGAGAGATTTGGTGATTTTATTAGTGGTGCAAGGGAGTGGGAAGTCTTACATAAAGCTAATACTAATCGTTTTACCAAGAAAGCCTTAGCGGCAGATTGGGCCAGCTATACGAAGACTTTGGACGGAGCAAAAGATGTTGCCTTTCATGTGCCAAGGGCTCTGGTGCCACAGGATCGGATACATGCCTTTGAAGGTTATCTGAATGCTGTTGCGAATGGTGAGGGGATAGCAGAAGCACGAGAGAAGAATAAAGGGAATCAGCTGTATCTTCTTCATGCGGAGTTTGTTGCCCTGGGTGGTGGTATAGAAGTTAGAGAGAATAGTAGAAACAACCAGGCTGAGCTTGTGATCAAAATTCCACTGTGTGCGAGCAAAGAAGAATTTCGACAGCGAGTTGCGAAAGCTATAAAAGCCGCGGGAATAGAGGATTCATGCTCGGTTGATGAGGCTACTGATAGATTATGGGAGGAAAAAGACGCGGGCTTTAGCAAAAACAGTGATGCTGCACATTGTGATCATGATCATGGTCCTAAGCCTGTTAGTCCTAATGGTCCAGTTAATTATGAGGAACCTTATGATTCTCCTAAGTCTGTTACTTCTGATGATCCAGTTAGTCGTGGGGAAGCTTATGATTCTACTAGATCTGGGAACGAATATGGTGCGATTAGCTCTGAAGGACCGAGCAAGGCAAGTAGTATGCCTAATCTCCACATAGTAGAAAGGGAGGTGCCTGCACCTCCAACTAGATCACAGTCTGTGACTGATCTGAAAGATAGTATTACGGCATTTAAGCTAAGACCAGTTGCAACTCACGAAAAGGCTGCAATTGTTGATGCTGCAGCTCGTCTTTCAGATATGCTAAAATATAGGAATCTAGATGTGCATGGTGGTCTCACGGAGAAAGATTTAGAGAATTGTAAGCGCGTTGTAGCAGAGATGAGGTCCAGTGGTGCTTTAGACCTTTCAGATAGTCAGAGAACCGATGTGGCTCGTGACCTAGTAACGAAATTACATGCGTTCAAGGCAGGATGTCAGCAAAAAATTAAAGACTTGGGACGTGGTAGTGATTGTCGGGGAAGCAGTGTGGATCCACTGCCGCAAGCAACGACAGACCAGATTAGGGTCCATGAATCCGCAGTGAAAGCTGCTGAAAATTTAGTCTGTGCGATTGCAACTCTTCCTTCTTTAGCGAGTCATTGCGGTGTTACGCCGGTGAAGTCTCCTTTTCAATCTTCGCTTGCTGGGGCGCTTTTAAGTGCGACTTCTGGTATGCCAATATGTGATATAGACGAGGCGCAGAATCTAGAGCATGCTCCCTCTCATACTCCGGAAAGCACGGGGCATGTTGTGCATGGCCAAGGCAAATAGGTTAGAAGGAAGAGTTGACTTTCCTGCTGTTCTGTACTGAACACAAGTGATTGTTTTTCTTGAACAGAGTTGATAAAGTGCATTCCTGCCTTCGTTCTTTTGTTTCACACAAAGAATCTTTTATGAAACCTTTTGAGAGTTTGCCAAGTATTGGTATGTCGGTTAGACTATATGAGTTACCTGTTTAAGCGCCTGTATGCCACATGTTGTCACGGAGAAATGCTTGAAATGTAAGTATACGGACTGCGTCGAGGTTTGTCCTGTGGACTGCTTTCGCGAAGCTGGAGAGTATTTAGTGATAGACCCAGATGTATGCATAGATTGTGGTGTTTGTGTCCCTGAATGTCCAATAGAGGCGATAATTAATGACGAAACGTATATCGATGGAAGAAGTCTAGGGGAGATCACTTCTGTGTCGGAGGCTTCTTTGCTTACTAAAAAGCAGCTTGATGCGAGATTCATGGTGGTTTTCAATCGTGTGAGAGCGGCTGAACTGCCTTCGATAATGACAAAAAAGGAGCCTTTGGATGGAGCAGAGAAATGGGCTGAAGTTCCGAATAAAATCTGCTATATAAAGCAGACAGGAAGTAAAGAAAATGGTATAGAGAATAGCTAGGGAGTTGCTTCGTTTGGTCGTATGAGTTCTGATAATAGTGGGTCGTTTCTTGATCGGCTGAAAAAGAAAAAACCTGTGGGTGGTAGCGGAGATGGAGGAGGGTTTGCCTCTCGTTTTACTCAAAGAGCCTCACAAAGCAGTGCTGCCTTTTCTGAAAAGTTTTCTGGAGCGAAACCTAGTGGTGGTTTTGCTTCTCAGAAGGGTGTCCAGAAGAGCAGGAAAGATGCCGCAGGTTTTGCCGAAAGTGTCCGAAAGAAGCGTAGTGATTGTGTATATCTTGTTCGTGGTAAGGATAAGAATAGGGCGGCTTGGCACTACGTTCTCGTGGATAAGGTTAAGAAGGAGATGTTTCTTGCTGCTGCAAAAAGTGGCTCAATAGATGTCAAGGATTACGGAGAAATATTGTATTCTGGTTGGGGAGAGGACCCTCCTGAAGACATTAAGAAAAAAATTGAAGAGGAGTACAGCTGATTTTTCTAGTTGTGGATGTGAAATTGGGCAGCACTCGCTACTTTCTCCTATGTGTGGTGTGTTCTTCCTTTTTCAAGACTTTGTGTGAACATGTGGGTACACTTCTAGGTTAGTGAAATGAAACTAAGGGTTCATAACACACTTTCTGGCTTAAAGGAAGAATTTCTCCCTTTAAGCAGCAAGGTGGTGCGTATGTACGTATGTGGACCGACTGTATACGACATTCCACATATAGGGAATATTAGGGCTTCTGTAGTGTATGACATTGTATATAGGGTCCTATTTAAGCTCTTCCCTGAAGTTGTTTATGTGCGCAATATCACTGACATAGATGACAAGATTATAACTGCTGCATCCGTCCGGGGTGTTAGATATGATGAGATTGCCCTTCATTACGAACATATTTTTCACGAACATTTGCTCTTGCTCAATTGCCTTGCGCCGACTATCGAGCCTAGAGCTACGCAAAGCATAGATCGAATGATTTCCATGATTCAGGCGCTTATAGAAAGTGGGAATGCTTATTCTGTTGGGAGAAATGTCTATTTCGATGTAGGCTCTTTTGCTGAATATGGAGCGCTTTCTAAAAGAAAAAAAGAGCAATTGGTCTACGGTGTGCGCGTAGAAGAGGATGCAAATAAAAAGCATCCGGGGGATTTCATATTGTGGAAAAGTGATGATCATGTATATTGGCCAAGTCCGTGGGGCAATGGGCGACCAGGATGGCATATAGAGTGTTCTGCTATGACGTTGGCAACGTTAGGTGCAGATTTTGATATACATGGTGGTGGCGCGGATTTGAAGTTTCCACATCACGAGAATGAAAGGGCTCAGAGTATGTGTGCCAACCCTGGTTCTAAATTTGCCCGCTACTGGATTCATAACGGCTTTCTCACAGTGAATGGAGAAAAAATGAGTAAGTCCCTGGGAAATGTTGTTAACGTCGATACGCTAGTTGAGTCAGGTGTTACACCAAACGTAATCCGTTTTGTTCTTATTAGTACTCACTACAGTAAGCCATTAGACTGGAACAATGCCATGATAGAAGAAGCAGTGAACTCTTTAATGAAATTTAAACTTGCTCTTTTGGATAATGGCGTTCTGTCTACAAGTGGAAGCCACATAAGCAGCTTAGACAGAGAGGTTTATAACGACGAGTGTAATGCTGAGAATGTAGAGACCGATCTCAGAAGTTGCACCTCTGAAGTTGTCGTTGCACAAACTGAGGGGAAGGCAAATAATTTCTCGGAAAAAATAAAGGAAATTTTTGATAGGTTCGAGAGTTTTGGTGGCGATTGCAGTACTTATACGAAAGAGTTTTTTGACTGTATGATAGATGATTTTAATACCCCTGGTGCTATCGCTGTTCTGCACAGACTTAGTGATAAGATTCGTCTAGTTGGTAGGAGGAAAGTGAACAACTTAGCGTACCTTCTTTACAATTTATTGATCTTCTTGGGTATAGACTTAGGAGTAAAGCAGTCCAGAGTATCCGAAGATTTTATCCGTTCTCAACTGCAGAGGCGTGCCGAGTGTAAGCTGCGAAAGAACTTTGTTGAAGCAGATGAGATTCGCTCTGCTTTGGCTAAAATGGGAGTTCTAATCAGAGATCACAAGTATGCACCTACAGATTGGGTGTCTCTTTAATACTAGCTTTGCTTTTGTAACCGTATTGTGCTTTGTATCGGAATGCGATATACTATATATTTAATCCTCCTGTAGGTTTTAAGCATATACTACTCGTATGCCAGAAGATTTATCATGCTATTTCCCCATTTCTCCACGTGATGCTGATTCGTCTGCTTCAAGTCAGAGTTGTATCTTGCAAGCGAGCGTTACCTTCACTTCTTTAGATCAGGTGCGTGAAAGTGGTGCGGGAGTTGTTCAGCAGTGTGATGTTTGTTCCAATTCTCAAGAGAGTGGAAGGGAGAGAGGGTAGGGTTTCTTTTGTGCTCTAGCTTTTTGTTTCTCCCCTTTCCTTAATTTGCGGTTCGTTGCTCCGTCTGGGTTTTTCTTCATTCTTCGCTCTGTTTGTCCTCGCTACTTCTGGTAATCTTTGCCTTAGTGAGAGAGAATTGTCCCTTTTGGGTTAATCTCGTTTATTTATGTCAGAAGAATTCCCGCCCGCGATGAAGCGGTATTTGGAAGTCCGATGCCAATATCCGGATGCGGTTATTTTCTATAGAGTAGGTGATTTTTACGAAATGTTTTTCGAAGATGCACGCGAGGTTTCTGCGCTGTTGGGGTTGCATCTTACACGGAGGGGTACGTACAAAGGGAAAGATATCCCGATGTGTGGGGTACCGGTTTCTTCTTGTGAAGTTTATATAAACAAATTAGTAAAGCTGGGTCGTAAAGTTGCTATCTGTGAGCAATTGGAAACAGCAGAAGAAGCAAAAAAACGTGGTACCACGGCTATAGTTCGTAGAGATGTGGTTCGGTTGGTGACTCCTGGAACACTGACTGAGGATAATCTCCTTGTAAGTGGGGAGAACAATTATTTATTTTGTGTCGCTCCTGGAAAAAAGGAAATTGGTATCGCATGGTTAGATATCTCTACAAAGAAGATTATATTCACAAATGCCAGTCTAAACTCTTTAGAGAGTTATCTCGTTAAAATTGAGCCTAAGGAGGTATTACTTCCAGATACGGTTGACGCGGAACTGAGAAAATTTATAGAACAACAAAACATCCATATAACGAGACGTCCTAATAATCTTTTTCAGTTTGAGTATGCCGAAAACGAATTGAAGGGATTTTATAATGTTCTTCAATTAGGTTTTATGGATGCGAGATCTCCATGTGAAATTGTGGCTTGTGGTGCTCTGATTGCTTATGCACGTGCAACGCAAATGGGGGAGCTAAAACAGTTGGAATTTCCCAAACGGTATGAGAGGGGCCACTATCTTGAGCTTGATGCATCAACTATCCGTGGTTTGGAGCTAGTAGAATCCCAAACACCAGGTGAGAAGAATAGTCTATTACAAGTAATTGATCAGACTTGTACAGCCGGAGGCAAAAGGCTTCTCAAAAGTTATGTCATTTCTCCTCTAGTATCAGTTGAAGAAATTCAAATCCGTCAAGACAGAGTAGAATTTTTCTTTGTGCAGGAAGAGTTGCGAAAAAAGGTACGTGCTGCACTTTCTAATATTCCAGATGCGGAGCGAGCACTGTCGCGTATTGCACTGAATCGTGGAGAGCCAATTGATTGTCTTGCTGTACTTTCCTGTATGAAAGCATCACTGTTGCTTGCTGAGCACTTTTCCACTTTTTTGAGGAATGATTATATCAGAAGTATATATGACAAATGTGCACCGGATGATGAGTTAATGGAGACCTTGCGTACTGCATTTCTACCAACTTCTAACAGGAAAGTAGATGGTTCATTTCTTGATCCTGCACATCATCCAAAACTTCTAGAATTAAATATGTTATCCACCAATGCTGATGTGGTGATAAATGATTTGTTACTGACATATAGGAGGAATACTGGGATTAACTCTGTGAAATTGGGTAAGAACAACCTCATAGGTTACTATATTGAGGTTCCGAAGTCTGCGCCGATTCTGGATAGTGCAATTTTTATCCACAGGCAGTCCTTGTCGAATAATATACGCTATACAACGCTCGAGTTACAGAATTTGGAGGCACAGATAACAAAAGCAAACGAGAATTACAGAAAGTTAGAATTAGAACTTTTTAGAGAGTTGTGTGAAAGGATTCTTATATCTGAGGGCCCTCTAAAAGAAATGATTGCAGCAATAGAAGAGCTGGATGTTATAGTTTCCTTTGCCGAGATTGCTGTCCAAAGAAAATATGTGCGTCCACATGTTGATGATAGTAACGAACTACGTATTTCTGGAGGTAGACACCCATTTGTAGAACAAGTGAATACATTTGTGCCAAATGATCTAGCTTTCACCACGGAAGAGCGCGTATGTGTGTTAACAGGACCTAATATGGCTGGAAAAAGCACTTACTTACGTCAAAATGCATTGATAACAGTACTGGCTCAAATGGGGTCGTTTGTACCAGCTGATTCTGCCCACATCGGTGTTGTAGATAGAGTTTTTAGTCGCATTGGTGCGTCTGATAATATTGCCAGAGGTAAGTCCACGTTTATGGTAGAAATGATGG
Coding sequences:
- the mutS gene encoding DNA mismatch repair protein MutS, which encodes MSEEFPPAMKRYLEVRCQYPDAVIFYRVGDFYEMFFEDAREVSALLGLHLTRRGTYKGKDIPMCGVPVSSCEVYINKLVKLGRKVAICEQLETAEEAKKRGTTAIVRRDVVRLVTPGTLTEDNLLVSGENNYLFCVAPGKKEIGIAWLDISTKKIIFTNASLNSLESYLVKIEPKEVLLPDTVDAELRKFIEQQNIHITRRPNNLFQFEYAENELKGFYNVLQLGFMDARSPCEIVACGALIAYARATQMGELKQLEFPKRYERGHYLELDASTIRGLELVESQTPGEKNSLLQVIDQTCTAGGKRLLKSYVISPLVSVEEIQIRQDRVEFFFVQEELRKKVRAALSNIPDAERALSRIALNRGEPIDCLAVLSCMKASLLLAEHFSTFLRNDYIRSIYDKCAPDDELMETLRTAFLPTSNRKVDGSFLDPAHHPKLLELNMLSTNADVVINDLLLTYRRNTGINSVKLGKNNLIGYYIEVPKSAPILDSAIFIHRQSLSNNIRYTTLELQNLEAQITKANENYRKLELELFRELCERILISEGPLKEMIAAIEELDVIVSFAEIAVQRKYVRPHVDDSNELRISGGRHPFVEQVNTFVPNDLAFTTEERVCVLTGPNMAGKSTYLRQNALITVLAQMGSFVPADSAHIGVVDRVFSRIGASDNIARGKSTFMVEMMETANIVNNATCRSLVILDEVGRGTSTLDGISIAQAVLEYLHDSVNCKTIFATHYNELCDLESKLSRMKCYSVEVKRWRDEILLMYKVVPGRGDKSYGIHTAMLSGIPESIIRRATEIAKEKNSSVEGSLSNERVRVKHQ